From the Spodoptera frugiperda isolate SF20-4 chromosome 16, AGI-APGP_CSIRO_Sfru_2.0, whole genome shotgun sequence genome, one window contains:
- the LOC118280755 gene encoding uncharacterized protein LOC118280755 isoform X2 — translation MILYISLCFILVVLADPLPGKHVPLESYESELEREHALPTSVPNADILKTNSNPTYHKPRPPQHHGAALLAGVGGGGAVPSYAPPGRAFFTPPLPPEYRNPFADKPTLRGTNTDGNNYLNRRPIPPPSLGPGHDRIPIRPPGQETSSPQVPAPPPAPPLPPAGIEPQKKKPLNTPSHKPDELDSDIKQPGTDQANFTDFVPNSLNIPTISRILSGSNGRKEDIPDVLLRTVTAKPQHNQEKTSKSDIYVTKEVGVTLSDSSRDSSTEGSVLAVLDPEMNNLDRPLIVDQNGETNTRRNLQYATNKQTDRNESRKDEYTPATTIGFELKDPEMSTERYHNLANVNSDKKILKQDSKNSGPVQRTGAAWPFAWNLHIYLATVMFTILAVYSIFKIVCYNKYTHLFTQYYFIILHLILVLVCLLRIFYMCYDPYNINNSLPKFISEILLHIPEIFLSIAFACIILFLLTNSINFKNTCCSFLLRPRIIIIGGSLHILSCLMLHIFESNNTINRSTHGGEKRVLGLTCQIIFIIACLTLGLCYLYVYKMLKTVLQKKSHTYINGFQNLQHAIQIKLATALLFILMAGLQIFGIFGINQHNMTKFDWLQWGYQFSLRLLEVSIVALISWVISLKVGIALQHEKADGHKISGLGLFACGAGSSNEQFESDYPAICNTNTNLHTYTMRTGKPIYETTGHHPAMQDPCCGPVLDHQRFQLNTLTGNCDNNSGTENYSGHSSIANAGHSSSTESSNATSSQGVTNHLIKHHPNMAGYNGIESASDDHYSNCDPAIQSLQGDDPLDHEYNVIQYGSNSDFIRDIKNQNYNAGSNRSSHNFKHMSYDRVSSRTNSNPRKKHRAKNKNVQNCMTMGYDSSIGHHYHQPHSPDEYGNYNAENASYHASGIQTLNPNRSYSNDPCQQIRSSQRRNSPSTSMVNSSGSQKRGKGNGFPDRPKSTDLYGFSEDPNERGYPCALGGTPQPAPRNCSYEASYSQPQDEIPAEAEGNSMLVAQDGFLRIRSMKDSSPNPQPSHT, via the exons GCCACCACAACACCACGGCGCGGCTCTGCTTGCCGGGGTGGGGGGAGGGGGTGCCGTCCCCTCGTACGCACCCCCTGGCCGAGCTTTCTTCACTCCCCCTCTGCCGCCTGAGTACAGAAACCCCTTCGCTGACAAGCCAACACTTCGAG GCACAAACACAGATGGAAACAACTATCTCAATAGGCGGCCCATCCCCCCTCCGTCGTTGGGGCCGGGACATGACAGGATACCCATCAGACCTCCTGGACAG gAAACTTCATCGCCCCAGGTGCCAGCGCCGCCACCAGCACCGCCACTGCCACcggcgggaatcgaaccccagaAGAAGAAGCCTCTTAATACGCCTAGCCATAAG CCGGACGAACTAGACAGCGACATAAAACAACCGGGAACTGACCAAGCGAACTTCACAGACTTCGTGCCGAACTCCCTAAACATCCCGACCATATCAAGAATACTCTCAGGATCCAATGGACGCAAGGAAGACATACCCGACGTCCTTCTACGCACCGTCACCGCAAAACCCCAACATAACCAAGAAAAGACCTCCAAGAGTGACATCTACGTCACCAAGGAGGTCGGAGTCACCTTAAGTGACTCCAGTAGGGATTCCTCAACAGAAGGATCCGTTTTAGCAGTCCTAGACCCAGAAATGAACAATCTAGATAGACCTTTAATTGTAGACCAAAATGGAGAGACCAATACGAGAAGGAATCTCCAATATGCTACCAATAAACAGACAGATAGGAATGAGAGTAGAAAAGACGAGTATACCCCAGCCACTACTATAGGTTTTGAGCTCAAAGACCCTGAAATGTCTACTGAAAGGTATCATAATCTAGCGAATGTAAATTCTGATAAAAAGATCTTGAAACAAGATTCAAAGAACTCAGGACCAGTTCAAAGGACGGGTGCTGCCTGGCCGTTCGCGTGGAACCTCCACATCTACCTCGCGACAGTCATGTTCACCATCCTAGCAGTCTACTCCATCTTCAAAATAGTCTGCTACAACAAATACACCCATTTGTTCACTCAGTACTACTTCATCATCCTTCATTTGATCCTGGTCCTCGTCTGTCTTCTAAGAATCTTCTACATGTGCTACGATCCGTACAACATAAACAATTCCCTCCCTAAATTCATAAGTGAAATCCTCCTCCACATCCCAGAAATATTCCTTAGCATAGCATTCGCTTGTATCATACTCTTCCTCCTAACAAATAGCATTAATTTTAAGAATACCTGCTGTTCATTCCTCCTTCGTCctagaattattataataggcGGCAGTTTGCACATACTGTCCTGTTTAATGTTGCATATCTTTGAgagtaataatacaattaatagaAGTACGCACGGCGGCGAAAAGAGGGTATTAGGTCTTACttgtcaaataatatttataatagcaTGCCTTACTCTAGGTCTTTgctacctatatgtatataaaatgcTCAAAACTGTACTTCAGAAAAAGAGTCACACTTATATTAATGGTTTCCAAAATCTGCAACATGCTATCCAGATAAAATTGGCGACGGCATTGCTATTTATTCTGATGGCTGGTCTGCAGATCTTTGGCATCTTCGGTATAAACCAACATAATATGACCAAGTTCGACTGGCTTCAATGGGGCTACCAGTTCTCTCTGAGGCTTCTAGAAGTCAGTATAGTTGCTCTTATCTCCTGGGTCATAAGTCTGAAAGTTGGAATAGCTCTTCAACACGAAAAGGCCGATGGTCACAAAATATCTGGCCTCGGTCTTTTCGCTTGTGGAGCTGGTTCCAGCAACGAACAGTTCGAATCAGACTACCCAGCGATATGCAACACGAACACCAATCTTCATACGTACACGATGAGGACTGGTAAGCCTATATACGAGACGACTGGCCACCACCCAGCCATGCAAGACCCTTGCTGCGGGCCAGTGTTGGACCACCAGAGGTTCCAACTAAACACTCTCACTGGTAACTGCGACAATAATTCTGGAACTGAGAACTATTCTGGACACAGTTCCATAGCGAACGCAGGCCACAGTAGTTCCACGGAGTCCAGTAACGCGACTTCCAGTCAGGGTGTTACAAACCACTTGATTAAACACCATCCCAACATGGCAGGGTACAATGGCATTGAGTCTGCCTCAGATGACCATTACTCGAACTGCGATCCTGCCATACAGTCCCTTCAAGGCGACGATCCCTTAGACCATGAGTACAATGTCATCCAATACGGAAGCAACAGTGACTTCATCAGGGATATCAAGAACCAAAACTACAACGCTGGTTCCAATCGCAGTTCACACAACTTCAAACACATGTCCTATGACAGGGTGTCTTCAAGGACCAATAGTAATCCTCGAAAAAAGCATCGAGCGAAGAACAAAAATGTCCAGAATTGTATGACGATGGGATACGACTCCTCGATCGGACACCACTACCACCAGCCACATTCGCCCGATGAATATGGTAACTATAATGCGGAAAACGCTTCTTACCACGCTTCTGGCATCCAGACTTTAAACCCCAATAGGAGTTATAGCAACGACCCTTGCCAACAGATCAGAAGCTCACAGCGTAGAAATTCGCCGTCGACTTCAATGGTGAACTCCAGCGGGAGTCAGAAGCGTGGTAAAGGCAATGGGTTTCCAGATAGGCCAAAGTCTACGGACTTGTACGGGTTCTCAGAGGACCCTAATGAGAGGGGATATCCTTGCGCGTTAGGAGGGACCCCTCAACCAGCTCCTAGGAACTGCAGTTACGAGGCCTCGTACTCCCAACCGCAGGATGAAATCCCAGCGGAGGCCGAGGGGAACAGTATGCTAGTTGCTCAAGACGGGTTCCTCAGGATCCGCTCCATGAAGGACTCGTCTCCGAACCCTCAGCCTTCGCATACCTGA